A genome region from Sardina pilchardus chromosome 22, fSarPil1.1, whole genome shotgun sequence includes the following:
- the LOC134070201 gene encoding programmed cell death 1 ligand 1-like, with product MKDTLVLYLVLASLQFCASDVNNTFDAALHDSVILVWKFRFNLDPERNLVVHIQKSEESSVDIIHSDQKGLKVFPNFIGRVELLQNSFPDNVVALKMDNVSIPDTGAYKCFASMSRKRSDPLYIDQRLCHLKVQAPWSPVHKSNVSIGSGVHTLRCEAEGYPLGHVTWTDGHGKKLTAQAKLITSITSEQLIHIDSQLNVTISTSSNYTCTVMDDRGVSQAATFVFPEEDKSRPGYVLTLAVLGGVVMVMVVGLLCLQLRARRARRASRTCIQR from the exons ATGAAAGACACACTAGTCCTTTACCTCGTACTGGCCTCTTTGCAAT TCTGTGCATCTGATGTCAACAACACATTTGATGCAGCACTCCATGACAGTGTCATTTTGGTCTGGAAATTTCGATTTAACTTGGACCCTGAAAGGAATTTGGTTGTGCACATCCAGAAAAGTGAAGAATCTTCAGTGGACATTATTCATTCAGATCAAAAAGGACTAAAAGTGTTCCCAAACTTCATTGGAAGAGTTGAACTACTGCAAAACTCTTTCCCGGATAACGTTGTTGCTCTCAAGATGGACAACGTCAGCATCCCAGACACAGGAGCATACAAGTGTTTTGCATCGATGTCTCGCAAAAGATCAGATCCTCTCTACATAGATCAGAGACTGTGTCATTTAAAAGTTCAAG CCCCATGGAGCCCAGTCCATAAAAGCAATGTCTCCATCGGCAGTGGGGTACACACCCTTCGTTGTGAAGCTGAAGGTTATCCCTTAGGTCACGTCACCTGGACAGATGGACATGGCAAGAAGTTAACTGCCCAGGCCAAGCTCATAACCAGCATTACCTCAGAGCAGCTTATTCACATCGACAGCCAGTTGAATGTCACCATCTCCACCAGCAGCAACTACACCTGCACTGTCATGGATGACAGAGGAGTCTCTCAGGCTGCCACCTTTGTGTTTCCTG aGGAGGACAAGTCGAGGCCCGGCTATGTCTTGACTCTGGCTGTACTGGGTggagtggtgatggtgatggtggtg GGACTCCTCTGCCTGCAGCTAAGAGCAAGAAGGGCAAGAAGAGCAAGCAGGACGTGCATACAGCGCTAA